A DNA window from Oscarella lobularis chromosome 8, ooOscLobu1.1, whole genome shotgun sequence contains the following coding sequences:
- the LOC136189994 gene encoding uncharacterized protein isoform X2 produces the protein MSASPHWDDGVNGEHAVVSLVALCLAQAPKLRLDARSVASLPRNLLQRVFRAYVEQEALDATTIDLFGEAECAYVQLSPHYVFQDVADAVINGLARLQGVRVLDLWNCRLSSPDCALRLVTRHASLSTLLLNQLKDIGTESSGGRLSFDDSIVSQLKSLTRLCLGHLVGFDLDVLKPLELLEELYLIHCHELKGVEALQSHKRLQTLQYSDEKKYCRGIMPKKTFEGFLSLSSLSCLILTNVALRDEYIESMTDMDNLKFLDVSFTYLSSSGLCLMLSHARRLKSCVCMGIKLPAEVTTNDLFGGAAPPGIRVISNRSRLASRAGFKELWPHGLSPMC, from the exons ATGTCGGCGTCGCCCCATTGGgacgacggcgtcaacgGCGAACACGCTGTCGTCTCCCTCGTCGCACTCTGTCTCGCTCAGGCGCCAAAACTTCGTCTCGACGCTCGCAGCGTCGCCTCGCTACCGAGAAATCTACTCCAGCGCGTCTTTCGCGCCTACGTCGAACAGGAAGcgctcgacgcgacgacgatcgacctTTTCGGCGAAGCGGAA TGTGCCTACGTACAATTGAGTCCCCATTACGTCTTTCAAGACGTCGCCGATGCGGTTATAAATGGACTCGCGCGACTCCAAGGCGTGCGCGTGCTCGATTTATGGAACTGTCGACTATCATCGCCAG ACTGTGCTCTTAGGCTGGTGACTCGTCATGCAAGCCTTAGTACGCTGTTACTGAATCAACTCAAAGACATTGGCACTGAATCGTCAG GTGGCCGTCTTTCCTTTGACGACTCCATCGTCAGCCAACTAAAGAGTTTGACT CGCTTGTGTTTGGGTCATTTGGTCGGATTCGATTTGGACGTGTTGAAGCCTCTCGAACTATTGGAAGAACTCTATCTAATTCATTGCCACGAGCTCAAGGGAGTCGAAGCGCTCCAGTCGCACAAGCGACTTCAAACACTACAG TATTCcgacgaaaagaaatattGCCGAGGAATCATGCCGaagaaa ACGTTCGAAGGCTTTTTGAGCCTTTCGTCGCTATCCTGTCTCATTCTCACGAACGTCGCACTTCGCGACGAATACAtcgagtcgatgacggacATGGATAATCTCAA ATTCTTGGACGTCTCCTTTACGTATCTGTCGTCGAGCGGCCTTTGTTTGATGCTGTCCCACGCGCGACGCCTCAAGAGTTGCGTTTGTATGGGAATCAAGCTGCCGGCCgaagtgacgacgaacgaccTATTCGGCGGCGCAGCACCGCCCGGAATCAGAGTCATATCAAACAGAAGCAGGTTAGCTTCCAGGGCGGGATTCAAGGAACTTTGGCCACATGGTTTAAGCCCGATGTGTTGA
- the LOC136190347 gene encoding uncharacterized protein gives MLALNMGFKSLCLNTLRCLRPPDDATDDFLDKIARKDFFEIVMRIIRLADATDVLDASVTVLHSLFQCQSAVTRFLRCNEYVKPILHALEKYGSINATLASNICVILFLLGKPFDEPVMDEYIRQGAVRILVVVLEKLGKLNPAVPRKICLALSVLANTSGEAKRFLDDGGLRTFSELLGTDEPLTCYMSSRGIGFLAREESLAKPICDAGLVDQIIAQLLATGSPSQSDFACWALKAILEYKIARVEARRNPKFLDSLLHLIENGSGYCRDRCSEIILELGREEDAATAMGKKMIKPLLDLLRESDQELQQRILLCLSNLAKNCTKNQEMLFREGGEYLFQLASRTETVQEQVLLALWYMCANNKSIQTLFRQQGGIEVLCSLMAKFSCQRQKEIVNKLTDDLPLPTNTPITIHVAQRVLDVLCNFLNGGSSKVAFLRNTTTSTTTESHSKSIPDLVDDLYHCRIPVEDFEALRGVPLLLSLMNDDDKDVRMFAIYALTLLAENETTQSFVVKCSLYPHLFRIWLTENGTKETATAEEDDLAERFVARAVAMKRTDHEIGNVAYVVRHLLKDDPNFETIIESVGFSRCVNALVDLFRSKRSLYAKRHSVLTYTAMMSTSARLRDAFCAAAPSAVRSVVDMLFAEHDNYENLANACSEMFCKTIKIDSTLFAPVVKTTLVPILAEKLSNHQDDLTMMRKIVAFVGKLVGNESMGRVLAESDLYAACVDGFHSSSSSLACLYLSGAQELTKRAEFRETMTSKRNLASIWTLVDSQIATTIGNARATVVVYPGRMDELETKVPAVLATKLLETLVRKWDRATADALCELNVPHAIVRWASPSVGENDDAVDDYNESGLVVSPVALVLWKALGDLLRSVVKTCGGSIVNRRAFHFDDLDHLKATIVDIRRRSVVAREASACHALSVLSGLLLCPKWTSEFLACDAASNRIDIVVSHALATTKTTAIGECRMRTADREFAAMTARRCLESLCASKIGRQFVVAATRRRRHDNDNDDVDRLISVCAPFSDELKCAVGAGGLLAKAAVKALLDGDDGERREATVKLVESLILFADVGIDVVDEMREAWMKPVPFDDDDNDEGASPLFSKEITERVRIRLGGGSERRSFTALDAIVALLDRRDFDEMPIGEQDAVKEAADNKKERSGGDSANAKPASPWKMRSFVFQILAHLLKKRKDETTTTTTTTTTTKTTTTTTTGGVDKEKRKKSDAKKAASPSGSGDGDDGDVKPKINYSPGQDADAEERGGGGDKATCIGLVALEYLPSSSSSSSKQMILDKDSGVEIDTGISDGGGVQSDVDGSLKNESNRLSSKCDNSSSSNSRDTSDGDRTSKGLVVVGGGGGIGNDDDDDDDASMREDFKEATVRYLKGLLDFASEPPPSLKTLYATSVVEAICNPSNRADTLMKEALVGSGWLDAAREIARYYDENFAVLELEPETVVKKAAIVRAEREKGERKSKEEEEEQEEEQEDVADRDDDGDNAVATVESNAGDKDDDKNDDDGNDDDVDEDDDDKDNDDDDDDDDDDDDEGVVVAVNKPLHSLLKVTENEPSFGLKKGLAQIAFGFTSVASSLAAGGVWTFRKTIEAPVHDDDDDDDDDDDDDDDDDDSDDDGDDDDAKLKRDDDLVVETKEEEGEGEEEKDDEEKEESSSSSSSFLPEEDVQLHRRILRNCLDSLVELAHVSSLRQSFWTASLPEQLQRLTARLVDCIRRPNRAEALDAEDALACDDDNDDEEDDKTKHPTTKSMRSAYLVDISSVFWDLSAGGLKAGRELNEQDVLPLLLDLIDVGDDYVRKAGAATLVNTSINNFEFGQRCRRHVGFLDRILDAWRRSVQAEALNKKIAWTLNRIGWDYYPYCTRVALYGGLDAVLRLTSTSQVIEDEMLADILDTTHMMLWIPHWSCRLTRKTYGRSTSVEIASLPSPPSNDDSDAYSDEAIATLSALQLKTVLRLLELVDEPLHVSARQSLLHILCLMGIRERTVASVFVDRFVAHPVRHTLVDIVHAGFLRLVPYLMGLATDFDRVDFVARHLSPFRASLHPDVPITSRVVRVLIVLTNHCAWMSEELVRSGCFDLMTKHLNVISVDNVADYAQIVAMVLGQHELSLPVFVENVQMEFLEKMLGDEDVEKKCSAVKLLSAMSARSDEALALMRRTGVSAMFDVISNDDDLRHKYLACNAVLSITDYGDYKLADLVVPQAKVLYDAGKAAQGTYTELFEGVMDVLQVLLHTLSGDAKRRVADLFPLEELTDLFVETHIWTYYVFLSLLFSELATMGADYRDRIRANERMIVKCGDLLRTTTNFYLRLHMTWLLSSIVFDEETEKENDDDRVDLVYEGFRFMLDSLERIRDMDHYAVVLYGIAHVAANDPTSRCAVELVERRGVERIVDTVLSNPNMYLKLSAAFSLRRLWEVCPVVRPSIAEFRDEHLEHVIGMKNSVYRLYRLFAHAVLPDDVG, from the exons ATGCTGGCGCTCAACATGGGCTTCAAATCGCTGTGCTTGAATACGTTGAGATGTCTCCGGCCGCCCGACGACGCCACGGACGATTTTCTCGACAAAATAGCACG GAAAGACTTTTTTGAAATCGTAATGAGG ATAATTCGTCTCGCTGACGCGACGGACGTTTTGGACGCCTCCGTGACCGTCCTTCATTCTTTATTTCAGTGTCAATCGGCAGTGACGCGTTTTCTCAGATGCAACGAATACG tcAAGCCAATTCTTCATGCATTGGAAAAATATGGCTCTATT AATGCCACGCTCGCTTCAAATATCTGCGTTATTCTGTTTCTTCTCGGAAAACCGTTTGACGAGCCGGTTATGGACGAGTACATAAGACAAGGAGCG GTGCGGATTTTGGTGGTTGTCTTGGAGAAATTGGGCAAGTTGAACCCTGCCGTGCCGAGAAAG ATTTGCTTGGCGTTGTCGGTGTTGGCTAACACGAGTGGCGAGGCGAAGCGATTTCTCGATGACGGTGGATTGCGGACGTTTTCCGAGCTTCTCGGCACGGACGAGCCGCTTACTTGCTACATGTCGTCTCG AGGCATTGGATTTTTGGCGCGCGAGGAGAGCTTGGCCAAGCCTATATGCGACGCTGGTTTG GTCGACCAAATAATTGCACAGTTGCTCGCAACCGGATCTCCATCGCAGAGCGATTTTGCGTGTTGGGCGCTGAAAGCAATTCTCGAGTACAAGATCGCACGCGTCGAGGCAAGGCG AAATCCTAAATTTCTGGACTCCTTACTTCATCTAATTGAAAACGGCTCAGGTTATTGTCGGGACCGCTGTAGCGAGATAATT CTGGAATTGGGACGCGAAGAAGATGCTGCTACTGCGATGGGAAAGAAAATGATCAAACCGCTATTAGATCTACTACGAGAAAG CGATCAAGAATTGCAGCAGCGAATTCTTCTCTGTTTATCGAATTTAGCGAAAAATTGCACGAAAAATCAGGAAATGCTGTTTCGTGAAGGAGGCGAGTATCTCTTCCAGCTAGCATCAAG GACAGAAACAGTCCAAGAGCAAGTCTTACTAGCTCTATGGTACATGTGCGCAAATAACAAAAGCATTCAg ACCTTGTTTCGACAGCAGGGAGGCATCGAAGTCTTGTGCTCTCTTATGGCCAAATTCAGCTGCCAgcgacaaaaagaaatagtCAATAAACTAACGGACGACTTGCCTTTGCCAACGAATACCCCCATAACGATCCACGTCGCCCAGCGCGTGCTGGACGTCCTCTGCAATTTTCTCAACGGCGGCTCGAGCAAAGTGGCCTTTCTTCGCAACACGACGAcatcaacgacgacggagtcCCACTCCAAATCGATTCccgatctcgtcgacgacttgtATCACTGCCGGATTCCCGTCGAGGATTTCGAAGCCTTGCGCGGCGTGCCGCTCCTGCTGTCGCTcatgaacgacgacgacaaggacGTTCGCATGTTCGCGATTTACGCGCTGACGCTCTTGGCCGAGAACGAGACGACCcaatcgttcgtcgtcaagTGCTCGCTCTATCCGCACTTGTTTCGCATCTGGTTGACGGAGAACGGGAcgaaggagacggcgacggcggaggaggacgaTTTAGCCGAACGATTTGTGGCGAGAGCGGTAGCGATGAAGAGAACGGATCACGAAATCGGAAACGTCGCTTACGTCGTGAGACATCTTTTGAAG GACGATCCTAATTTCGAGACGATCATCGAATCGGTCGGCTTTTCTCGCTGCGTCaacgcgctcgtcgatctTTTTCGCTCGAAGCGCTCGCTCTACGCCAAACGCCATTCCGTTCTCACCTACACGGCAATGATGTCGACGAGCGCTCGCCTGCGCGACGCCTTCTGCGCGGCGGCGCCGTCCGCCGTTCGATCTGTCGTTGACATGCTCTTCGCCGAGCACGACAATTACGAAAATCTCGCCAACGCCTGTTCGGAGATGTTCTGCAAAACGATCAAAATCGACTCGACGCTTTTCGCGCccgtcgtcaagacgacgcTCGTGCCGATTCTCGCCGAGAAGCTATCGAATCATCAAGACGATTTGACGATGATGCGAAAgatcgtcgcgttcgtcggcAAACTCGTCGGCAACGAATCGATGGGACGCGTTTTGGCCGAAAGCGATTTGTACGCGGCGTGCGTCGACGGATttcactcgtcgtcgtcgtcgctcgcctGTCTCTATCTATCCGGCGCCCAGGAGTTGACGAAACGAGCCGAATTTCgcgagacgatgacgtcgaagcgaaatctcgcgtcgatttggacgctcgtcgattcgcaaatcgcgacgacgattggtAACGCTCGCGCGACGGTCGTCGTCTATCCGGGCCGTATGGACGAGTTGGAGACGAAAGTGCCGGCCGTCTTGGCGACGAAACTTCTCGAGACGCTCGTCCGAAAGTGGGATcgagcgacggcggacgCGCTCTGCGAATTGAACGTGCCGCACGCCATCGTTCGCTGGGCGTCGCcgagcgtcggcgaaaacgacgacgccgtcgacgactacaacgaatcgggtctcgtcgtctcgcccgTTGCGCTCGTTCTGTGGAAAGCGCTCGGCGATCTGCTTCGATCCGTCGTGAAAACGTGCGGCGGATCGATCGTCAATCGGCGCGCCTttcacttcgacgacttGGATCACctgaaagcgacgatcgtcgatattcgtcgacgatcggtcgtcgcgcgcgaagCGTCCGCCTGTCACGCGCTCTCCGTTCTCAGCGGTCTTCTACTCTGTCCCAAATGGACGTCCGAATTTCTCGCCTGCGACGCGGCGTCCAATCGAATCGacatcgtcgtttcgcacGCACTCgctacgacgaagacgacggcgatagGCGAATGTCGCATGCGAACGGCCGATCGCGAGTTTGCCGCGATGACGGCACGTCGCTGTCTGGAATCGCTCTGCGCGTCAAAAATCGgtcgtcaattcgtcgtcgctgctactcgtcgtcgtcgtcatgacaacgacaacgacgacgtcgatcgtctgaTAAGCGTCTGCGCGCCGTTTAGCGACGAATTGAAGTGTGCCGTCGGAGCCGGCGGCTTATTGGCCAAGGCGGCGGTCAAAGCGCTCttggacggcgacgacggcgagcgacGCGAGGCGACAGTGAAATTAGTCGAATCGTTGATTCTCTTCGCTGACGttggaatcgacgtcgtcgacgagatgcgCGAGGCGTGGATGAAGCCGGTTCcgtttgacgacgacgacaacgacgaaggCGCAAGTCCTCTCTTTTCCAAAGAGATCACCGAACGCGTTAGAATTCGTCTCGGCGGTGGCTCAGAAAGGCGTAGTTTTACGGCGTTGGATGCCATCGTGGCGTTgctcgatcgacgcgatttTGACGAGATGCCGATTGGGGAACAGGATGCCGTCAAGGAGGCGGCCGATAATAAGAAGGAAAGATCGGGCGGGGACAGTGCGAACGCGAAGCCGGCGTCGCCGTGGAAAATGcgttcgttcgtctttcAGATTCTCGCTCATTTGTTGAAGAAGCGGAAGGACgagacgacaacgacgacaactacgacgacgactactaagacgacgacgacgacgacgacgggtgGCGTCGATaaagagaagcgaaaaaagagTGATGCAAAAAAGGCGGCGAGTCCGagcggaagcggcgacggcgacgacggcgacgtgaaGCCGAAAATCAATTACAGTCCCGGTCAAGACGCCGACGCGGAAGAacgcggcggtggcggcgacaAAGCGACGTGTATCGGATTGGTCGCTTTGGAGTAtttgccgtcgtcatcgtcatcatcgtcaaaGCAAATGATTCTGGATAAGGATTCTGGAGTAGAGATCGATACGGGTATcagtgacggcggcggtgtgCAATCCGACGTAGATGGGAGTTTGAAGAACGAATCCAATCGTTTATCATCCAAATGCGATaactcatcgtcgtcgaatagTCGCGacacgagcgacggcgacaggACGTCCAAgggtctcgtcgtcgttggcggcggcggcgggattggtaacgacgacgacgacgatgacgacgcttcgATGCGAGAGGACTTCAAAGAGGCGACTGTGCGATATTTGAAGGGTCTGCTCGATTTCGCTTCggagccgccgccgtcgttgaaGACGCTCTacgcgacgagcgtcgtcgaagcgataTGCaatccgtcgaatcgcgccGACACGCTCATGAAAGAGGCGCTCGTCGGTTCGGGTTGGCTCGACGCGGCGCGAGAGATCGCGCGGTACTACGACGAGAATTTCGCCGTTCTCGAACTCGAGCCGGAGACGGTGGTGAAAAAGGCGGCCATCGTTCGAGCAGAACgcgagaaaggagaaagaaaatcgaaagaggaggaggaggagcaggaggaggagcaggaggacgtggcggatcgcgacgacgacggcgacaatgCGGTGGCGACAGTGGAAAGCAACGCTggagacaaagacgacgacaagaacgatgacgacggcaacgatgacgacgtcgacgaagacgatgatgacaaagacaacgacgatgacgacgacgatgacgatgacgacgacgacgagggcgtcgttgtcgccgtgAATAAGCCGTTGCATTCTCTGCTCAAAGTGACGGAAAATGAACCGTCGTTCGGCCTTAAGAAAGGATTGGCTCAAATTGCTTTTGGATTTACGAGTGTCGCCAGTTCGCTTGCTGCCGGCGGCGTGTGGACGTttcgaaaaacgatcgagGCTCCggttcacgacgacgacgacgacgacgacgacgacgacgacgacgacgacgacgacgacgacagcgatgacgacggcgatgacgacgacgcgaagctGAAGCGGGATGACGATCtagtcgtcgaaacgaaagaagaagaaggagaaggagaagaagaaaaagacgacgaagaaaaggaggaatcgtcttcctcctcatCATCGTTTTTGCccgaagaagacgttcaGCTTCACCGGCGAATTCTACGAAATTGTCTCgattcgctcgtcgaattggcgCACGTGTCGAGCCTACGTCAGTCGTTCTGGACGGCGTCGCTGCCCGAACAGCTCCAGCGTCTCAccgctcgtctcgtcgactgcattcgtcgtccgaatcgCGCCGAAGCGCTCGACGCCGAAGACGCTCtcgcgtgcgacgacgacaacgacgacgaggaggacgacAAGACGAAACATCCGACAACGAAATCGATGCGATCCGCGTATCTCGTCGACATATCGAGCGTATTCTGGGATCTGTCGGCGGGCGGCCTGAAAGCCGGACGCGAATTGAACGAGCAGGACGTTCTGCCGCTTCTCCTCGACctcatcgacgtcggcgacgactacGTTCGAAAAGCCGGCGCGGCGACGCTCGTCAACACGAGCATCAACAACTTCGAATTCGGTCagcgctgtcgtcgtcacgtcggcTTTCTCGATCGCATTCTCGACGCGTGGCGACGCAGCGTTCAAGCGGAAGCGCTCAATAAGAAAATCGCCTGGACGCTGAATCGAATCGGCTGGGACTACTATCCCTATTGCACGCGCGTCGCTCTGTACGGCGGACTCGACGCCGTGCTACGActcacgtcgacgagtcaAGTAATCGAGGACGAAATGCTCGCCGATATACTCGACACGACGCACATGATGCTTTGGATTCCGCACTGGTCGTGCCGTCTCACGCGAAAGACGTAcggacgatcgacgtcggtaGAAATTGCttcgctgccgtcgccgccttcgaacgacgacagcgacgcgTATTCGGACGAGGCGATAGCGACGCTCAGCGCTTTGCAGTTGAAAACCgtacttcgtcttctcgaactcgtcgacgagccgcTTCACGTATCGGCGCGTCAGTCGCTGCTTCACATCCTCTGTCTGATGGGAATTCGCGAGCGGACGGTCGcgagcgtcttcgtcgatcgtttcgtcgcccaTCCCGTGCGACACACGCTCGTCGATATCGTTCACGCcggctttcttcgtctcgttccCTATCTAATGGGCTTGGCGACCGATTTCGATCGggtcgacttcgtcgcgcgtcACTTGTCGCCGTTTCGGGCGAGTCTTCATCCCGACGTGCCGATTACGAGTCGAGTCGTGCGCGTGCTGATCGTTCTGACGAATCACTGCGCGTGGATGAGCGAGGAGTTGGTTCGAAGCGGCTGCTTCGATTTGATGACGAAACATCTCAACGTCATATCGGTCGACAACGTCGCCGATTACGcgcaaatcgtcgccatGGTGCTCGGGCAGCACGAATTGAGTCTgcccgttttcgtcgagaacgttcAAATGGAGTTTCTCGAGAAAatgctcggcgacgaggacgTGGAGAAGAAGTGCAGCGCAGTCAAAC TTCTTTCTGCCATGAGCGCGCGATCGGACGAGGCTCTCGCCCTGATGCGTCGCACGGGAGTCAGTGCCatgtttgacgtcatcagcaacgacgacgatttgcgaCACAAATATTTGGCGTGTAACGCCGTTCTCTCCATCACCGACTACGGCGACTACAAACTCGCCGATCTCGTCGTGCCGCAGGCGAAAGTTCTCTACGACGCCGGCAAAGCGGCGCAAGGAACGTACACCGAACTCTTCGAGGGCGTCATGGACGTCCTACAG GTTTTGCTACACACGTTGAGCGGCGATGCGAAACGTCGCGTTGCGGATTTGTTTCCGCTCGAAGAGCTCACCGATCTATTCGTCGAGACGCACATCTGGACGTACTACGTCTTTCTAtcgcttctcttctccgAACTCGCGACGATGGGCGCCGACTATCGCGATCGAATACGCGCCAACGAGCGAATGATCGTCAAGTGCGGCGATCTCctgcgaacgacgacgaatttctacCTGCGACTTCACATGACGTGGCTTCTCTCGAgcatcgtcttcgacgaagaaaccgagaaggagaatgacgacgatcgagtCGATCTCGTCTACGAAGGTTTTCGGTTCATGCTCGATAGTCTCGAACGAATACGCGATATGGATCACTACGCCGTCGTTTTGTACGGCATCGcgcacgtcgccgcgaaCGATCCGACGAGCCGATGCGCcgtcgagctcgtcgaacgtcgagGCGTCGAGCGCATCGTCGACACGGTGCTCTCGAATCCGAATATGTATCTGAAACTTTCGGCGGCGTTTTCGCTGCGTCGTTTGTGGGAAGTCTGTCCCGTCGTCCGACCGAGCATTGCCGAATTTCGAGACGAACATTTGGAGCACGTCATCGGGATGAAGAACTCCGTCTATCGACTCTATCGTTTATTTGCTCATGCCGTATTGCCGGATGATGTTGGTTAG
- the LOC136189994 gene encoding uncharacterized protein isoform X1, producing the protein MSASPHWDDGVNGEHAVVSLVALCLAQAPKLRLDARSVASLPRNLLQRVFRAYVEQEALDATTIDLFGEAECAYVQLSPHYVFQDVADAVINGLARLQGVRVLDLWNCRLSSPDCALRLVTRHASLSTLLLNQLKDIGTESSEGGRLSFDDSIVSQLKSLTRLCLGHLVGFDLDVLKPLELLEELYLIHCHELKGVEALQSHKRLQTLQYSDEKKYCRGIMPKKTFEGFLSLSSLSCLILTNVALRDEYIESMTDMDNLKFLDVSFTYLSSSGLCLMLSHARRLKSCVCMGIKLPAEVTTNDLFGGAAPPGIRVISNRSRLASRAGFKELWPHGLSPMC; encoded by the exons ATGTCGGCGTCGCCCCATTGGgacgacggcgtcaacgGCGAACACGCTGTCGTCTCCCTCGTCGCACTCTGTCTCGCTCAGGCGCCAAAACTTCGTCTCGACGCTCGCAGCGTCGCCTCGCTACCGAGAAATCTACTCCAGCGCGTCTTTCGCGCCTACGTCGAACAGGAAGcgctcgacgcgacgacgatcgacctTTTCGGCGAAGCGGAA TGTGCCTACGTACAATTGAGTCCCCATTACGTCTTTCAAGACGTCGCCGATGCGGTTATAAATGGACTCGCGCGACTCCAAGGCGTGCGCGTGCTCGATTTATGGAACTGTCGACTATCATCGCCAG ACTGTGCTCTTAGGCTGGTGACTCGTCATGCAAGCCTTAGTACGCTGTTACTGAATCAACTCAAAGACATTGGCACTGAATCGTCAG AAGGTGGCCGTCTTTCCTTTGACGACTCCATCGTCAGCCAACTAAAGAGTTTGACT CGCTTGTGTTTGGGTCATTTGGTCGGATTCGATTTGGACGTGTTGAAGCCTCTCGAACTATTGGAAGAACTCTATCTAATTCATTGCCACGAGCTCAAGGGAGTCGAAGCGCTCCAGTCGCACAAGCGACTTCAAACACTACAG TATTCcgacgaaaagaaatattGCCGAGGAATCATGCCGaagaaa ACGTTCGAAGGCTTTTTGAGCCTTTCGTCGCTATCCTGTCTCATTCTCACGAACGTCGCACTTCGCGACGAATACAtcgagtcgatgacggacATGGATAATCTCAA ATTCTTGGACGTCTCCTTTACGTATCTGTCGTCGAGCGGCCTTTGTTTGATGCTGTCCCACGCGCGACGCCTCAAGAGTTGCGTTTGTATGGGAATCAAGCTGCCGGCCgaagtgacgacgaacgaccTATTCGGCGGCGCAGCACCGCCCGGAATCAGAGTCATATCAAACAGAAGCAGGTTAGCTTCCAGGGCGGGATTCAAGGAACTTTGGCCACATGGTTTAAGCCCGATGTGTTGA